The Medicago truncatula cultivar Jemalong A17 chromosome 7, MtrunA17r5.0-ANR, whole genome shotgun sequence genome includes the window ATTAAAAGTACATTTTAGCCTTTATTTTTAAGCAAAGTCAAATATGACTTTAGTTTTCGTTTTTTGCTATTTTGGCCCTTATTTGCTGCTAATTCTGAAAAACAACGTTTTGAAATTTTCCTCTCATCTAAACTTTCatcccttaatttttttttaaataatttaacgAAAAAATCTAACCTATAATATGCAAATGAGACATTCTTCCATAAtcacaaatataataaatagtgtTTAATTACACACATAAAAAtgcattttctcaaaataataaaacattatattatcaatttcatttttgttataaaaaaaagagaaaccattgatatatcatatataagtccaaatactatttatttatttctgcTTGTGTCTATATTAAAATTTCTCTGTGCAAATGGGGaaccattttaatataataaaaaacgaATGAATAGTTTTCTTGTTGAAAAAAATGCttaaacataaaattttaatattttttattagagagTAAATTATTAAAGTAACATGGCAAAATAAATATCGTCGCAATACCAAAGATGTTTAATCATTTTCCTTAaactctaaaaattaattaatgaggAAACAATTTGATTTTGCTCCGTTTCTTTGAGCAAGGAGTCACAACCGAATTTGAGCTCAACGGGTGTTATTGTTGATGGACGGTGTAATAATAAAAGAAGAGTGTAAAAGATTAGCCACGTGCAGCAAGTATCAGGTTCCACAACATGATCGTCAACATCATCAAACAGAGAAACAAACTTAATCCCTATCTTTACGCGGTCTCTCTGTCACTACTCACTACCATTTACACACGCGTAATGCTTCTCTCTCAAACCCTCTCCACTTCCTCCATGTGTCCCTCACTTTTTCCTCATACTCACTATTTTTACGCTCTCTCCTTTAAAACCAAAACACACCACCTTCACTTCCTCTCCAACACTCCCATCTTCATCATCACATTCTCTCTCAATCAATCTCTTCTCTAATGTCTTCTTCTACCACCGCAGACCTCAAACAAAGAAACATCACACCCGACCAAACCACCACCACAACAAACGACAGAAATGGTACAATTAGTcacaaaagagataaaaaaatgaagatggcCAAAGGTGGTCTTAGATCACTCATAATAGCTGTTTCATTTCCTCTATCAATAACCCTTTTATCCATTTACATATCCTCTTCTTTCACCTTCTCAAACCACAACAAAGAAGTAATAACCGGTTCTAAAAAGCCTTTTTGGTTTCCACCATCATGGGCCTTACACCTTCTTTTACCTTCTTCAAGCTTCTTG containing:
- the LOC11432520 gene encoding translocator protein homolog, producing the protein MSSSTTADLKQRNITPDQTTTTTNDRNGTISHKRDKKMKMAKGGLRSLIIAVSFPLSITLLSIYISSSFTFSNHNKEVITGSKKPFWFPPSWALHLLLPSSSFLMGLSAWMVWAAGGFHRDLTALLLYLLQILYTVLWNPLVFRFGATSFGLLVCFGNFVTLFGCMRLFKKVNPVAANLIKPCLALIAFLFIVNLKLIFI